From Triticum urartu cultivar G1812 chromosome 2, Tu2.1, whole genome shotgun sequence, a single genomic window includes:
- the LOC125536449 gene encoding LOB domain-containing protein 37-like: MRGSERAAVSASTSGMSCNGCRVLRKGCNDACVLRPCLLWIEAADAQGHATLFAAKFFGRAGLMSFLTAVPEQQRPAVFQSLLYEAAGRTINPVSGAVGLLWAGSWHLCESAVQTVLRGGAIRPLPELAGGVPEGGVGGSDLFASSSRRAVVGCSTYSAAKRVTPRKTWAPEAASQHQEPPCDLGLFLTPGSAAAAEGERRARRAGTPSMSSDGSVTTSAGAGEKEPELLNLFV; this comes from the exons ATGAGAGGGAGTGAGCGGGCGGCGGTGTCAGCGTCAACGTCGGGGATGAGCTGCAACGGCTGCCGCGTGCTGCGCAAGGGCTGCAACGACGCCTGCGTGCTGCGCCCCTGCCTGCTCTGGATCGAGGCCGCCGACGCGCAGGGCCACGCCACCCTCTTCGCCGCCAAGTTCTTCGGCCGCGCCGGCCTCATGTCCTTCCTCACCGCTGTCCCCGAGCAGCAGCGCCCAG CCGTGTTCCAGTCGCTGCTGtacgaggcggcggggcggacgaTCAACCCGGTGAGCGGCGCGGTGGGGCTGCTCTGGGCGGGGAGCTGGCACCTCTGCGAGTCGGCGGTCCAGACCGTGCTCCGGGGCGGCGCCATCCGCCCGCTGCCGGAGCTCGCGGGCGGGGTCCCGGAAGGCGGCGTCGGTGGCAGCGATCTGTTCGCCTCCTCTTCCAGGCGGGCCGTGGTGGGGTGCTCCACGTATTCGGCGGCGAAGCGGGTGACGCCGAGGAAGACCTGGGCGCCGGAGGCCGCGTCCCAGCACCAGGAGCCCCCGTGCGACCTCGGGCTTTTCCTCACCCCCGGATCGGCCGCCGCGGCGGAGGGGGAGCGACGGGCGAGGCGTGCCGGCACGCCGTCGATGAGCTCCGACGGCTCCGTGACCACGagcgccggcgccggcgagaaGGAGCCGGAGCTGCTGAATCTTTTTGTTTAA